Sequence from the Helianthus annuus cultivar XRQ/B chromosome 13, HanXRQr2.0-SUNRISE, whole genome shotgun sequence genome:
aaaggAACAATTGGCCATGGAGTCCTCTTTAAATCAAACGGACATCTGAAAATTCAAGGGTACACTAATGCAGACTGGGCCGGAGATAAAGGGGATCGAAGATCAACGTCAGGGTACTTCACCCTAGTCGGAGGAAATCTAGTTACCTGGAGAAGCAAGAAGCAAAAGGTGGTTGCTCTATCTAGTGAAGAAGCTGAATTTCGAGGAATAGCACCAGGCTTGACAGAAATACTATGGATACGGAAGCTTCTAACTGAAGTCGGTTTTACTCCGACAGAACCAACTAGAATCATGTGTGACAACAAAGCAGCTAttcaaatctaaaaaaatctgGTTCAGCATGATCGTACAAAGCATGTAGAAGTAGATAAACACTTCATTAAAGAAAAGCTAGAATCAGGGATACTTGAACTACCTTTTGTGCAGCCTGAATATCAATTAGCAGATATCCTAACGAAGGCGGTTAATGAGAGAATATTTAGCAAATGCCTAAACAAGTTAAGTATTGGAGAtcccactactcaacttgagggggagtgttaaaCGGAAAGGATTGTCAAAGGCAAAATTATAGGATCAGATCTGATCATCATCTTCAATCAAAGATTTGCTAGCTATTCGCCAGCCTGTTTCCATCACCAACCATTCAATATGTTTCCGTGTATACATTATTGTTTGGTGTATAAATAGGCCTTTTGTTTTCTTTGTAAAACACAAAAATCAATACAATTTTTTCTCCAATAAAGTCTTCATATCTTGGTAAGTGTGAGTCTTGGGTGTGTATCGATGAATCCACAAGATACTTATATGATTATTTGATTAATGCACTTTCATTCACCTCACGAACATCTTGACATTATTTACAACCCATTTACCATCATGTTCTTGAGAAATAAAGTTATCAGTTATTTAAAACCCATTTACCACAGTGGGTTTTTAAGAAATAGGTTATCAACAGGATGTGAGATGAACTATACTTTGAGCCAATTGAGCACTTAATATTAGTTTTCTTTGAATTAGATTGTTTTAAACATTTCTTGATCTCAGAATATACATAATTTTGAATAACTAATCTACTATTGCAGCTAAGGTATATGTTTCATAGCTTCCTTCAATAATGGTTCAGAATATTATCATGGAAGCTTCTAGATAGATTCATTTATATTTAGAATATCTAATTACGATGTATATGGCATTGTTATCCTTTCCTAATTATGTGTTATAGTAGGGTTAGGATTCGTCCCTATATAAAGGGTCTTGTATTCTGTTTTGTGATCATCAATTCAATAATACCATAAAAacttttatggtatcagagccacggttcTGAGTTTTCAATTAATAGCGCTTCTCCAGCCATCTATTAGCGCATATGTCTGTTAGCGCATCTGTTCATTGATAGCCCATCTCCAGCCACCTGTTAGAGCATCTCCAGCCATCTGTTAGAGCATCTCCAGCCATTGATAGCGCATCTCCAGCCATCTGTTAGAGCATCTCCAGCCATCGATTATCACCTTCCTGTCGATATGTCCAAACCCGATGCATCTTCGGATTCAACCTCAAAACCTGACCCACTACATCCAGCCTACTCCGTCACGAATATACAATCAAAAATTCGTACTTTAGATGGATCAAAGGTTACCTATACCGCGTGGGTCAACTTGTTCAAACTACACGTACTTGCGTACAAggtatcaaatcacatcaatggAACTGCAGCCCCGGCAACCACCGACCCCACATACAACGTGTGGCACGAACTAGATGCGTTGGTCCTTCAATGGATCTTAAGCACCATCTCTGATGATTTATTACCCCGAGTTATGGACTCTGACGGAACCGCACGAGACGCTTGGGTGAAACTTGAGAAATTTTTTTAAGCAACAAAAAGGCGCGCGCGACTGCTTTGGAAACCAAATTTGTAAACCTTACCCTTGCCGCGTGTTCATCGTTTGATGATTATTGCCAGAAACTTAAGGAACTCGCAAATCAATTGGTCGATGTTGACCACTCAATAACCGAATCCCGTCTTGTTCTTCAGCTAGTACGCGGATTACCGGCTGAGTTTGACACCACCGCATCCCTGATTAATTCAAGCAATGAAGATTGGGATCTAGCATTAAGCATGCGGAACGATGAAGCTATTCGGGTCGAGGGTTGTCAAAAAGCGACCACATCGGTTCTTGCTGCACCCACTACACAGCCGCAGCCTCCCACCACTCAACAACTGACTCCCCAGAACCCATCCTATGGTGGACAGCAGCCCTTTCTAGGGCGAGGTCGCGGACACGGAAACTTTAATTGAAACAGCCGAGGAGGACGTGGACGAGGTGTTGGACGCTCACCAGGTTATACTACTTGGTTTTCCCAAATCACAAAGCTATCCCACTTAGGCTTGGTGGACTACACCACCATGCCCTTACCCGACCCAGCCATATTGAAACCCACCCCCGGCCCAGTTCAGCCCGACAGCCACTTCAGCCCAAACACAGCAATCCGGCCAAGTAGGCCCACCGACATACTTCACACGGGCCGGCCCATCTGCACCACCACCTCCGGGTTATAATGCACTGAACCCAGCTGATCTCCAGGCTGCCTTCTCAGCTATGAATCTCCATCAGCAACAACAAGATCCCGGTCTAATGGATACTGGAGCGGGCTCTCACGTCACCTTGGATTCAGGTATGATTTCCATTCCCAACTCGTCTATTGTAAATACTAAAGTTCTTGTTGGCAATGGGCAATATCTACCAATACACGGGTCCGACACTggttttttcaaaattcataacCGTACCTACATTTTACCAAACATCCTTTACAGCCCATCAGTCATCAAAACCATTATCTCCGTTAGACGTTTTACCCGTGATAATAGTGTGTCTATTGAATTATACCCTTTCGGTTTCT
This genomic interval carries:
- the LOC110900805 gene encoding uncharacterized protein LOC110900805, encoding MSKPDASSDSTSKPDPLHPAYSVTNIQSKIRTLDGSKVTYTAWVNLFKLHVLAYKVSNHINGTAAPATTDPTYNVWHELDALVLQWILSTISDDLLPRVMDSDGTARDAWKLKELANQLVDVDHSITESRLVLQLVRGLPAEFDTTASLINSSNEDWDLALSMRNDEAIRVEGCQKATTSVLAAPTTQPQPPTTQQLTPQNPSYGGQQPFLGRGRGHGNFN